A stretch of DNA from Artemia franciscana unplaced genomic scaffold, ASM3288406v1 Scaffold_5011, whole genome shotgun sequence:
AACCGAGGTACAAGTAAAGAGACAAGTCATCAAATGGAGGGTAGTAGGAGATCTTTCAGAAAACTAGCATTGGTACCACATCATATTTATCATTGAGAGGTTGTAAGTTTGCCCAACTGGTGCTAGAACTCACTCAAAGGAAGTATTTTGGGATTTTTAGAGTGGTGCTAGCAAATGTTTTTAGCATCTGCAAAATACAAGTAATTTCTGGGGGCATtcgtaaaaagaaaactaagaagacattatataaaaagttttaatgataAAAAACTCGAGCAACAAATTACATAAGCAAATTActctatatataagaaaaatattgtaaaaagtCCATGATAAACGTGAAGGTTCAGTGCTCAGTAGAAAATAACTATCATCAAGTATTTATTCGTAGTAAATTTGCaacttttattcttcttttagttCAGAAGCATCCAGACTCAAAAAACGGAGCATATTGTGCAGATGGATGGAGCCTAGTTTGCAGCAATGAAAATGACTGTAGCTGCTTTCAATACGTTGACGGCTACGTTCGCTACAAAATTGCTGAACAGATTTGTAATGGTTTCGGAGGAGAATTACCCTCAATCCATTCAGAAGATAAGAACAAGTTTCTTTACGTGTTTCCAGACGACTTACGACGCGGTGCTTGGATAGGACTGAGAAGAGTTAATAATTCCTTTATATGGGTGGATGAAAGCGATTTGAACTATGCCAGCTGGAACGATGATGCACCCACAAATGGGGCCAATTCCAGTGACTGTGTTCATTATGTTGGATACGAAGACGAGGGCTATATCGTGCCCTTCAAATGGCGTGATAGTCCTTGTACTGAACTACGACCAATATTCTGTGAAATGCCACTTTCTAAACCAACAACTACAGTTCCACCACCTACAACGCAGCAACCCGATCCATGCCCTAATAACTATACAGAAAGATGCTTCCAAAACAACGTCTGCTATTGCTATTCAGTCAAACAAAAAATGTACTGGGGAGATG
This window harbors:
- the LOC136043362 gene encoding macrophage mannose receptor 1-like → MINVKVQCSVENNYHQVFIRSKFATFILLLVQKHPDSKNGAYCADGWSLVCSNENDCSCFQYVDGYVRYKIAEQICNGFGGELPSIHSEDKNKFLYVFPDDLRRGAWIGLRRVNNSFIWVDESDLNYASWNDDAPTNGANSSDCVHYVGYEDEGYIVPFKWRDSPCTELRPIFCEMPLSKPTTTVPPPTTQQPDPCPNNYTERCFQNNVCYCYSVKQKMYWGDGIAACRNEGADMISIHSSEENSFIREIAGSEIVWIGCLYNSTYWVDGTNMNYENWLSSYNSHNLGYMSFEYSGYWRGSINIGEYMTVVCKKPTYRN